A section of the Amycolatopsis sp. AA4 genome encodes:
- a CDS encoding helicase-related protein, producing the protein MKIIDNVNDKLGDDLKIEITPSSKVRIAASTFSIFAFEALRKELKKISELEFIFTSPSFVTAKATDKLRKERRQFFIPPAARAESSLHGSEFEVRLRNRLTQRAIAKECAEWVRRKVTFRSNSTGNPMQQFAVVDDRAAYMPLQGFTTADLGYERGNAVSNMVHRIDDTPMATQYVQLFDQIWNNPEQLDDVTEAVYDHIASVYAENSPARIYFLILYNIFNEFLEDISEDVLPNDRTGYQRTQIWQSLYNFQRDAATGIINKLETYNGCILADSVGLGKTFTALAVIKYYELRNKSVLVLAPKKLAENWTNYNANLTTNIFARDRFNYDVLAHTDLSRTRGESMGLRLDRVNWGNYDLVVIDESHNFRNADYAEEKESRYQRLMRQVIRDGVKTKLLMLSATPVNNRFNDLKNQLQLAYEGESENLAQHLNISTTVEKVFSDAQRVFNEWSKLAPDDRTTDQILKMLDFDFFELLDSVTIARSRKHIQAFYDTSEVGAFPKRLPPVSVREPLSDLADVPTFNEIFEQLQVLTLAVYTPLAYVFPSRIGKYEDLYNVTSGTARSNLGQRGREHGLKKLMTVNLLKRLESSVEAFRRTLTKIEGAVDSTLGRLSSHAGTLSDLGIDFDEVDVDDDSADVEVLSYGEKIRIDLEDLDIESWQRDLWNDRETLRELLDEMHKITPARDVKLQTLKRIVEEKVANPINDGNRKALVFSAFADTAEYLYRELAPVFAFNGLETAMIKGGDHAAKTTLGTGYDFQQILTLFSPRSKQRHLTMPSATDELDVLIGTDVISEGQNLQDCDFLVNYDIHWNPVRIVQRFGRVDRIGSANVKIQLVNFWPDISLDEYINLKERVENRMVIADLAGVGDDNILDPASADAAYRKEQLRKLQDEVIELEDVRAGVSITDLGLNDFRMDLLGYLNEYGDLATAPKGLHAVVPADAAKGLRPGVIFALRNINADESINRGNRLHPYYLVYLDDNGDIIADHTEVKHLLDLVRTGCRPHDDPVVEVTRIFNSATREGANMSKYSGLLTSAIRSMIDVTDERDIDSLFTEGSTTALTQAIAGLDDFELIAFLAVIDPSQANA; encoded by the coding sequence ATGAAGATCATCGACAACGTCAACGATAAGCTCGGCGACGATCTCAAGATTGAGATCACGCCGAGCTCCAAGGTGCGCATCGCGGCCTCGACGTTCTCGATCTTCGCGTTCGAAGCTCTCCGCAAGGAGCTGAAGAAGATCAGCGAGCTGGAGTTCATCTTCACCTCGCCATCGTTCGTGACAGCCAAAGCCACTGACAAGCTTCGCAAGGAGCGCCGGCAGTTCTTCATCCCGCCGGCGGCTCGGGCTGAGTCCAGCTTGCACGGCTCCGAGTTCGAGGTTCGTCTGCGCAACAGGCTCACGCAACGGGCGATCGCCAAGGAGTGCGCGGAGTGGGTCCGGCGCAAGGTCACGTTCCGATCGAACTCCACAGGCAACCCGATGCAGCAGTTCGCGGTAGTCGACGACAGGGCGGCATACATGCCGCTGCAAGGGTTCACGACCGCGGATCTGGGTTACGAACGCGGCAACGCGGTGTCCAACATGGTACATCGTATCGACGACACCCCGATGGCGACGCAGTACGTCCAGCTCTTCGATCAGATATGGAACAACCCAGAGCAGCTCGACGACGTCACGGAGGCGGTATATGACCACATCGCGAGTGTGTATGCCGAGAATTCCCCGGCCCGAATCTACTTCCTGATCCTCTACAACATCTTCAACGAGTTCCTCGAAGATATCAGCGAGGACGTGCTACCAAACGACCGCACCGGCTACCAGCGCACGCAGATCTGGCAGAGCCTTTATAACTTCCAGCGCGACGCCGCTACCGGGATCATCAACAAGCTGGAGACCTACAACGGTTGCATTCTCGCGGACAGTGTCGGCCTCGGTAAGACCTTCACCGCTCTAGCGGTGATCAAATACTACGAGCTTCGCAACAAGTCAGTGCTGGTGCTCGCACCCAAGAAGCTGGCCGAGAACTGGACCAACTACAATGCAAATCTCACCACCAACATTTTCGCGCGTGACCGATTCAACTACGACGTTCTGGCACACACCGACTTGTCGCGAACGCGAGGTGAGTCGATGGGACTGCGGCTCGACCGGGTGAACTGGGGAAATTATGACTTAGTCGTGATCGACGAGTCGCACAACTTCCGCAATGCCGACTATGCGGAAGAGAAAGAGTCACGTTACCAGCGGTTGATGCGGCAGGTAATCCGCGATGGGGTAAAGACGAAACTCCTGATGCTGTCTGCGACTCCGGTGAACAACCGGTTCAATGACCTCAAGAACCAACTGCAGCTCGCCTACGAGGGCGAGTCGGAGAACCTTGCCCAACACCTGAATATCTCTACGACGGTCGAGAAGGTGTTCAGCGATGCCCAGCGGGTTTTCAACGAGTGGTCCAAGCTCGCACCGGACGACAGGACCACGGACCAGATCCTCAAGATGCTCGACTTCGACTTCTTCGAGTTGCTCGACTCAGTCACGATCGCCCGTTCCCGCAAACACATTCAGGCGTTCTACGACACCTCCGAGGTCGGAGCCTTCCCGAAGCGACTGCCACCGGTTTCGGTCCGCGAACCGCTGTCTGACCTGGCCGATGTGCCAACGTTCAACGAGATCTTCGAGCAACTGCAGGTGCTGACGCTGGCGGTTTACACGCCCTTGGCCTATGTGTTTCCGAGCCGGATCGGCAAGTACGAAGATCTCTACAACGTGACGAGCGGGACAGCCCGGTCCAACCTGGGCCAGCGGGGCCGTGAACATGGGCTCAAGAAGCTCATGACGGTCAACCTGCTCAAGCGTCTGGAAAGCTCCGTCGAAGCGTTCCGGCGCACGCTCACCAAGATTGAGGGTGCGGTCGACAGCACCCTCGGCCGCCTATCATCCCATGCCGGCACGCTGTCCGACCTGGGTATCGACTTCGATGAGGTCGATGTCGACGACGACTCCGCTGACGTCGAAGTTCTGTCGTACGGGGAGAAGATCAGGATCGATCTCGAAGACCTGGACATCGAGTCGTGGCAGCGTGACCTGTGGAACGACCGCGAAACGCTGCGTGAGTTGCTCGACGAGATGCACAAGATCACGCCGGCACGGGATGTGAAGCTGCAGACGTTGAAACGCATCGTCGAGGAGAAGGTGGCGAACCCGATCAACGACGGCAACCGGAAGGCTCTGGTCTTTTCTGCCTTCGCCGACACAGCCGAGTACCTCTACCGGGAACTCGCCCCGGTCTTCGCATTCAATGGCTTGGAAACCGCGATGATCAAAGGTGGCGACCATGCGGCGAAGACCACCCTCGGCACCGGCTACGACTTTCAGCAGATTCTGACGTTGTTTTCACCACGGTCGAAGCAGCGACATCTGACGATGCCTAGCGCGACCGATGAACTGGACGTGCTAATCGGCACTGACGTGATCAGCGAAGGCCAGAACCTGCAAGACTGCGACTTCCTGGTCAACTACGACATTCATTGGAACCCGGTCCGAATAGTGCAGCGGTTCGGACGGGTCGACCGCATCGGATCGGCCAACGTGAAGATCCAGTTGGTGAACTTCTGGCCGGACATCTCGCTGGACGAGTACATCAACCTCAAGGAGCGCGTCGAGAACCGCATGGTAATCGCAGATCTTGCTGGGGTTGGCGACGACAACATTCTCGACCCGGCCAGCGCCGACGCTGCCTACCGCAAGGAACAGCTGCGCAAGCTTCAAGATGAAGTGATCGAACTCGAAGACGTTCGCGCTGGCGTCTCCATCACCGACCTAGGTCTCAACGATTTCCGCATGGACCTACTTGGCTACCTCAACGAGTACGGCGATCTGGCCACTGCACCCAAGGGCCTCCATGCGGTTGTGCCCGCCGACGCTGCCAAGGGCCTTCGCCCTGGCGTGATTTTCGCGCTGCGCAACATCAACGCCGATGAGAGCATCAATCGCGGAAACAGGCTCCACCCTTACTACCTCGTCTACCTCGACGACAACGGCGATATCATCGCCGACCATACCGAGGTCAAGCATCTACTCGACCTCGTTCGAACCGGCTGCCGCCCCCACGACGACCCAGTCGTCGAGGTCACTCGCATCTTTAACTCCGCAACCCGCGAGGGTGCCAACATGAGCAAGTATTCCGGACTGCTCACCTCCGCCATCCGCTCGATGATCGATGTCACCGACGAACGCGACATCGACAGCCTGTTCACCGAAGGCTCGACGACCGCCCTCACTCAAGCGATCGCCGGCCTCGACGACTTCGAGCTGATTGCCTTCCTCGCGGTGATCGACCCATCGCAGGCGAACGCATGA
- a CDS encoding DUF4391 domain-containing protein, with product MTAGLYQWPPATRYGKVVPKTKLYEHGKFRTALREQLVAEVERVVWAYKLAEDRINLPGTAAVPEIQVFRIDAKIDDVSDAVLAAVDTAVRTPIVFEINRDESNERSIRMVAAYKQLGKTPKLGPYYSTDWHPADAERMPIPTAIDLAGLYTALLQPLTSVVERPGETISSLIARAGTVRSLQREVATLDRKLRTEPQFNRKVELRRELKKKQATLVDLTSPTASPAQGTKD from the coding sequence ATGACCGCCGGGTTGTACCAATGGCCGCCAGCCACCAGATACGGAAAAGTGGTGCCGAAGACGAAGCTCTACGAGCACGGCAAGTTTAGGACCGCACTGCGGGAGCAACTGGTCGCCGAGGTGGAGCGCGTCGTATGGGCGTACAAGCTTGCGGAGGATCGCATCAACTTGCCTGGCACGGCTGCGGTGCCGGAGATCCAGGTGTTCCGGATCGATGCGAAGATCGACGACGTCAGTGATGCTGTACTCGCCGCAGTCGACACCGCCGTGCGCACGCCCATCGTCTTCGAGATCAATCGCGACGAGAGCAACGAGCGCAGCATCAGGATGGTCGCCGCATACAAGCAACTCGGCAAGACTCCCAAACTCGGTCCGTACTACAGCACTGATTGGCATCCGGCCGACGCCGAGCGGATGCCTATACCGACTGCGATCGACCTCGCCGGCCTCTACACGGCACTGTTGCAACCCCTGACGTCGGTAGTGGAACGGCCAGGTGAAACGATCTCTAGCCTCATCGCGAGAGCAGGGACAGTGCGCTCTCTCCAGAGAGAGGTCGCCACCCTGGATCGGAAGCTCCGCACAGAGCCGCAGTTCAACCGCAAAGTCGAGTTGCGTCGCGAACTGAAGAAGAAGCAAGCCACGCTCGTGGACCTCACGAGCCCGACCGCCAGCCCAGCACAGGGCACGAAGGACTGA
- a CDS encoding site-specific DNA-methyltransferase, whose protein sequence is MEKLRMTSPDLTAANIDKLAELFPNVVTETLDADGNPARAIDFDLLRQELSDHVVDGPQERYHLNWPGKRAAAFAANAPIAKTLRPVREESVDFDTTKNLFIEGDNLDALKLLQESYLGKVNLIYIDPPYNTGNDFIYNDDFAQKTAEYLEKSGQSDENGTRLIANTDTNGRFHSDWLSMMYPRLKLARNLLSQNGFICISIDDGEAAPLKAILDEVFGRKNFIATIVWQKRYVANVTAKYISDMHDFVHVYARDALQASVQKWALSDDQLSAYRNPDSDTRGPWRAQDLSASKPYQAGLFTITKNGRSFNPPPNRYWRCNEAQFLEWDADGRIWWGVDGTARPMLKSFLNEKDATTTPHTWWEYEFAGHNKEATLEMKELFGGASPFDTPKPVRLMSRIIEAFGGRDGIVMDFFAGSSTFAHATLKSNAENGTNLSYIQVQVPEGRKISDGSQLSEFSNISQLSRERIRRAGRKLLEESGKIDVGFRTLKVDTTNMADVLRTPDETDQQALAGLEASVKPGRTGEDLLFQVLLDWGLELTMPISVEKIEGREVFAVENDALIACFNDDVSPELVRGIAKREPLRAVFRDSAFLSDDARINAEQIFREISPSTDVKAI, encoded by the coding sequence GTGGAGAAACTGCGTATGACGTCCCCCGACCTCACGGCTGCCAACATCGACAAGCTCGCCGAGCTGTTCCCCAACGTCGTCACGGAGACCCTCGACGCGGACGGCAATCCCGCGAGGGCGATCGACTTCGACCTGTTGCGTCAGGAGCTGTCCGACCACGTCGTCGATGGGCCGCAGGAGCGCTACCATCTGAACTGGCCCGGCAAGCGTGCGGCGGCCTTCGCCGCCAACGCGCCGATCGCGAAAACGCTCCGCCCAGTCCGCGAGGAGTCGGTCGACTTCGATACCACCAAGAACCTTTTCATCGAAGGTGACAACCTCGATGCACTGAAACTACTCCAAGAGTCTTATCTTGGCAAAGTCAACCTGATCTATATCGACCCACCCTATAACACCGGCAACGACTTCATCTACAATGACGATTTTGCGCAGAAGACCGCGGAGTACCTCGAAAAGTCAGGCCAGTCAGACGAAAACGGCACACGACTCATAGCCAACACCGACACAAACGGTCGTTTTCACTCCGACTGGCTCAGCATGATGTACCCGCGATTAAAACTGGCGCGAAATCTATTGTCGCAGAACGGATTCATCTGCATCTCCATCGATGACGGTGAAGCCGCACCGCTGAAGGCGATTCTAGATGAAGTATTTGGAAGAAAAAACTTCATTGCTACTATCGTGTGGCAAAAGCGCTACGTAGCGAATGTTACAGCGAAATACATCTCCGATATGCATGACTTCGTCCACGTTTACGCGCGCGACGCATTGCAAGCCAGCGTCCAGAAGTGGGCGTTATCCGACGACCAGCTGTCTGCCTACCGAAATCCCGACAGTGACACACGAGGCCCTTGGCGAGCGCAGGATTTATCTGCGAGCAAACCTTACCAAGCCGGCTTGTTTACAATTACAAAGAACGGTCGGTCATTCAATCCTCCACCAAACAGGTACTGGCGCTGCAATGAGGCTCAATTCCTCGAATGGGACGCCGATGGGCGCATCTGGTGGGGAGTTGATGGCACAGCTAGACCCATGCTGAAGTCATTCCTCAACGAGAAGGATGCGACCACAACACCTCATACATGGTGGGAATACGAATTCGCTGGCCACAACAAAGAAGCAACCCTTGAAATGAAGGAACTCTTTGGTGGGGCATCTCCCTTCGATACACCAAAGCCAGTACGTCTAATGTCTCGCATAATTGAGGCCTTCGGCGGGCGTGACGGCATAGTCATGGACTTCTTCGCAGGATCCTCAACGTTCGCCCACGCTACCCTCAAGTCTAACGCAGAGAATGGGACCAATCTAAGCTACATTCAAGTCCAAGTACCCGAAGGCCGAAAGATTAGCGACGGTAGTCAGCTGTCCGAGTTTTCAAATATTTCACAACTTTCCCGCGAACGGATTCGTCGCGCCGGACGGAAGTTGCTCGAAGAATCTGGCAAAATCGATGTCGGGTTCCGAACCTTGAAGGTCGACACTACTAATATGGCGGATGTGCTACGTACGCCAGATGAAACAGATCAGCAAGCTCTCGCTGGATTGGAAGCCAGTGTGAAGCCTGGACGGACCGGCGAGGATCTGCTGTTCCAGGTATTGCTGGACTGGGGACTGGAACTGACTATGCCGATCAGCGTCGAGAAGATCGAAGGACGCGAGGTGTTTGCCGTCGAGAACGATGCACTTATTGCCTGCTTCAACGACGATGTGAGCCCCGAACTCGTTCGGGGCATCGCGAAACGAGAGCCCCTGCGCGCCGTGTTCCGCGACTCCGCGTTCCTGTCCGACGATGCCCGGATCAACGCTGAGCAGATCTTCCGTGAGATCTCGCCATCAACCGATGTGAAGGCGATCTGA
- a CDS encoding type III restriction-modification system endonuclease, producing the protein MKLQFKVQQHQTEAVDAVVDVFAGQPKHDGVSYRIDPGKRKPADGPTLWEPEPTSDSGLRNAEIELSPNQLLDNVHTVQGLRNLDLSTELKDSKAAPGAPNLDVEMETGTGKTYVYIKTIMELNKRYGWSKFIIVVPSVAIREGVKKSFEITAEHFHQTYGTAPRSFIYNSSRLHEIEAFSANAGVQVMIINIQAFNSTSKDNRRIYDVLDDFQSRRPIDVIRANRPIVIIDEPQKIGAAKSLEALSRFDALMVLRYSATHRVEHTKVHRLDALDAYNQKLVKKISVRGITVKGLAGSTAYLYLDRIEIAKGALPRARMEIEVQTKGGLIKRQLKLLEKGANLHIESGGLEAYRNLFITDIDATRDVVELSNGDVVFTGQLADRDVTQETKRRIQIRGVIDAHIDKERELFSKGIKVLSLFFIDEVAKYRDYSRADTLGDYARIFEEEYSAAVENVLGELALDPATTAYQDYLRRDKICSVHQGYFSIDKKSKQEIDGPVHRTGDEKGQSKDVEAYDLILKDKERLLSLAEPVRFIFSHSALREGWDNPNVFVMGMLKKSDNTISRRQEIGRGLRLAVNQHGERMDDSTTVHDINQLTVVTDEAYTDFVAGLQKEILESLAARPRKASVKYFTGKTIHTESGERRLEETVAQALYRYLIKNDYLNEDDTVSDVYKAAREAGTLVEPTSEILKPVIDVCWPLVDALYIEMPPLGDDRKPKKIPLNEANFSKNEFQELWRRINHKAVYQVKFDSAELISKCVLALDKQLNVAAMQYVIHTGEQRDSLDADDLASGSGFSIASSTTHIETVSAGSQVRYDLLGEITEKTQLTRRTVAAILSKVTPVTFAKFRLNPEHFITESARIINEQKATVIVEHLAYDTVDDRFDTSIFTENQTKQDLTNADKLNKHIYDYVVTDSKVERSFVAELDTSKEVAVYAKLPRGFFIPTPVGNYNPDWAIAFTEGSVKHVYFVAETKGSMSTLQLRGVEEAKIECARKFFERLNRTDDNVEYHTVKDYAELMQLVTA; encoded by the coding sequence ATGAAGCTGCAATTCAAGGTTCAGCAGCACCAGACCGAAGCGGTTGACGCCGTCGTCGACGTGTTCGCCGGCCAACCGAAGCACGACGGCGTCTCGTACCGCATCGACCCGGGCAAGCGGAAGCCGGCTGATGGCCCGACGCTGTGGGAGCCGGAGCCGACATCCGACTCGGGCCTGCGCAACGCCGAGATCGAGTTGAGTCCGAACCAATTGCTGGACAACGTCCACACCGTTCAAGGTTTGCGGAACCTTGACCTCTCAACAGAGTTGAAGGACAGCAAGGCCGCTCCGGGTGCGCCGAACCTAGACGTCGAGATGGAGACGGGTACAGGAAAGACCTACGTCTATATAAAGACGATCATGGAGTTGAATAAGCGGTACGGTTGGAGCAAGTTCATCATCGTCGTGCCGTCGGTGGCGATCCGCGAGGGTGTGAAGAAGTCGTTCGAAATCACGGCCGAGCACTTCCATCAAACGTACGGCACCGCCCCGCGTTCATTTATATACAACTCGTCCCGGCTGCATGAGATCGAAGCTTTCAGCGCGAACGCTGGCGTGCAAGTGATGATCATCAATATTCAGGCGTTCAACTCGACCAGCAAGGACAACCGCCGGATTTACGACGTGCTGGACGACTTCCAGTCGCGGCGCCCCATAGACGTCATCAGGGCGAACCGGCCGATCGTGATCATCGACGAGCCGCAGAAGATCGGTGCGGCAAAATCGCTTGAGGCACTGTCGCGGTTTGACGCATTGATGGTGTTGCGGTACTCCGCGACGCACCGAGTCGAGCACACGAAGGTACATCGGCTCGACGCCCTGGACGCCTACAACCAGAAGCTAGTCAAGAAGATCTCGGTGCGCGGCATTACCGTAAAGGGCCTCGCCGGGTCCACCGCATACCTGTATCTGGACCGGATCGAAATCGCCAAGGGAGCGCTGCCGCGGGCACGGATGGAGATCGAAGTTCAGACCAAGGGCGGCCTGATCAAGCGACAGCTGAAGCTCCTCGAAAAAGGTGCGAACCTGCACATCGAGTCGGGAGGGCTTGAGGCATACAGGAACCTGTTCATCACGGACATCGACGCGACCCGCGACGTGGTTGAGCTGAGCAACGGCGATGTCGTTTTTACTGGGCAGCTTGCCGATCGTGACGTCACCCAGGAGACCAAGCGTCGGATCCAGATCCGTGGCGTGATCGACGCGCACATCGACAAGGAGCGGGAACTCTTCAGCAAGGGCATCAAGGTGCTGTCGCTGTTCTTCATCGACGAGGTCGCGAAGTACCGCGACTACAGCCGCGCCGACACCCTAGGGGATTACGCGCGTATCTTTGAAGAAGAATACTCCGCGGCCGTCGAGAACGTGCTTGGTGAACTGGCGCTCGACCCGGCAACGACTGCGTATCAGGATTACTTGCGACGCGACAAGATCTGCAGTGTCCATCAAGGCTATTTCTCGATCGACAAGAAGTCCAAGCAGGAGATCGACGGCCCGGTACACCGGACAGGTGACGAAAAGGGCCAGTCGAAGGACGTCGAAGCATACGACCTGATCCTGAAGGACAAGGAACGCCTCCTGTCGCTTGCCGAGCCCGTGCGGTTTATCTTTTCCCATTCCGCCTTGCGGGAGGGATGGGACAACCCGAATGTGTTCGTCATGGGGATGCTCAAAAAGAGCGACAACACTATCTCCCGCCGCCAGGAGATCGGCCGCGGGCTGCGTCTCGCTGTCAACCAGCATGGTGAGCGGATGGACGACTCAACGACGGTGCACGACATTAACCAGCTCACCGTTGTCACTGACGAAGCGTATACCGACTTTGTCGCGGGGTTGCAGAAGGAGATCCTCGAGTCGCTGGCGGCGCGCCCGCGCAAGGCCAGCGTCAAGTACTTCACCGGCAAGACCATCCATACCGAGTCCGGTGAACGCAGACTGGAGGAGACCGTCGCGCAGGCCCTTTACCGGTACCTGATCAAGAACGACTACCTCAACGAGGACGACACGGTCTCCGACGTATACAAGGCGGCTAGGGAAGCCGGCACTCTCGTGGAACCAACGTCGGAGATCCTGAAACCGGTGATTGACGTCTGCTGGCCGCTGGTCGATGCGCTCTACATCGAGATGCCGCCACTGGGCGACGATCGCAAGCCGAAGAAGATCCCTCTGAACGAAGCGAACTTCTCCAAGAACGAGTTCCAAGAGCTCTGGCGGCGGATCAACCACAAAGCGGTCTACCAGGTCAAGTTCGACTCCGCGGAGCTGATCAGCAAATGCGTCCTCGCGCTCGACAAGCAACTCAACGTGGCCGCGATGCAGTACGTCATCCACACAGGAGAACAACGCGACTCACTGGATGCTGACGACCTAGCCAGCGGCAGCGGGTTCAGCATAGCAAGCAGCACCACACACATCGAGACAGTCTCGGCCGGTTCACAAGTTAGATACGACTTGCTTGGTGAAATCACGGAGAAGACTCAGCTCACGAGACGAACAGTTGCAGCGATTCTGAGTAAGGTCACTCCGGTAACGTTCGCCAAGTTCCGGCTGAACCCGGAGCACTTCATCACCGAGTCCGCACGGATCATCAACGAGCAGAAGGCGACGGTTATCGTCGAGCACCTGGCGTACGACACGGTCGACGACCGTTTCGACACGTCTATCTTCACGGAGAACCAGACCAAGCAGGACCTCACGAACGCCGACAAGCTCAACAAGCACATCTACGACTACGTCGTCACCGACTCTAAAGTCGAGCGTTCGTTTGTTGCCGAACTCGACACGAGCAAGGAAGTCGCGGTCTACGCGAAGCTGCCGCGAGGCTTCTTCATCCCGACCCCAGTGGGAAATTACAACCCCGACTGGGCCATCGCCTTCACCGAAGGCAGTGTCAAACACGTCTACTTCGTCGCCGAAACCAAGGGGTCCATGTCAACGCTCCAACTACGAGGCGTTGAAGAAGCCAAGATCGAGTGCGCCCGCAAGTTCTTCGAAAGACTCAACAGGACCGACGACAACGTCGAATATCACACAGTTAAGGATTACGCTGAACTCATGCAGTTGGTGACGGCATAA
- a CDS encoding TetR/AcrR family transcriptional regulator, whose product MSQPSEGFRPPQQARSRAALRKLLTAAEQVLAEQGLESFTVAAVAAQAGMSVGTIYRRFDGKEQLLHAVKDRLLTQLEGNVLAALRAASPDLRSTFTAFVAALARTFEEHDRIFPELLDAQRSDARDRGLAALSAIQDALLEALPLSPAEAESVKMAARTIIGACVHRAATSRFWPDDRPWETWAEEAAEMALAYLTSVPTAPARM is encoded by the coding sequence GTGAGTCAGCCGAGCGAGGGCTTCCGCCCGCCGCAACAAGCGCGCAGCCGGGCCGCGCTGCGAAAACTCCTGACTGCCGCCGAACAAGTCCTGGCCGAGCAGGGCCTGGAGTCCTTCACCGTCGCCGCGGTGGCCGCGCAGGCGGGGATGTCAGTCGGCACGATCTACCGCCGCTTCGACGGCAAGGAACAGCTGCTGCACGCCGTCAAGGACCGGCTGCTGACCCAGTTGGAGGGAAACGTCCTCGCCGCCCTCCGCGCCGCATCGCCAGATCTCCGCTCGACCTTCACCGCCTTCGTGGCAGCCCTGGCGCGCACCTTCGAGGAACACGACCGGATCTTCCCGGAGCTTCTGGACGCCCAACGCTCCGACGCCCGAGACCGCGGCCTGGCCGCGCTGTCCGCGATCCAAGACGCGCTGCTGGAAGCCCTGCCGCTGAGCCCGGCCGAGGCCGAAAGCGTGAAAATGGCCGCGCGAACGATCATCGGCGCCTGCGTCCACCGCGCCGCGACCAGCAGATTCTGGCCAGACGACCGCCCGTGGGAGACGTGGGCGGAGGAGGCAGCGGAGATGGCACTGGCGTACCTGACTTCCGTCCCCACGGCCCCCGCTAGGATGTAG
- a CDS encoding ABC transporter ATP-binding protein: MVSIEVRNACVDFPIFDAKTRSLKKRVLGKVGGRIADGARVPVIEALRDVSFRLEEGARVGLVGHNGAGKSTLLRLLSGIYEPTRGVRRVAGRVAPVFDLGVGLDPEVSGRENILVQGLFLGMSRRQMAKRVEDIAEFTELGDYLELPLRTYSAGMRVRLALGVVTTIDPEILLLDEGLGAVDAAFLAKARERLKDLVRRSGILVFANHSDELLGEFCDTALWMDDGQVRQHGSLKEVLTAYKPAA; this comes from the coding sequence ATGGTCAGCATCGAGGTGCGCAACGCCTGCGTCGACTTTCCGATCTTCGACGCCAAGACCCGGTCGCTGAAGAAGCGCGTGCTCGGGAAGGTCGGCGGGCGGATCGCCGACGGCGCGAGGGTGCCGGTGATCGAGGCGCTGCGGGACGTGTCGTTCCGGCTCGAGGAGGGGGCTCGGGTCGGGCTGGTGGGACATAACGGGGCCGGGAAGTCGACGTTGCTGCGGTTGCTTTCCGGGATTTACGAGCCGACCCGGGGAGTCCGGAGGGTCGCGGGGCGGGTCGCGCCGGTGTTCGATCTCGGGGTCGGGCTGGATCCGGAGGTGTCCGGGCGCGAGAACATCCTGGTCCAGGGGCTGTTTCTCGGCATGAGCCGCCGGCAGATGGCGAAGCGGGTCGAGGACATCGCCGAGTTCACCGAGCTTGGCGACTACCTGGAACTGCCGTTGCGCACGTACTCGGCGGGGATGCGGGTGCGGCTCGCGCTCGGGGTGGTGACCACGATCGATCCCGAGATTCTGCTGCTCGACGAGGGCCTCGGCGCGGTCGACGCGGCCTTCCTCGCCAAGGCGCGCGAGCGGCTCAAGGATCTGGTGCGACGGTCCGGGATTCTGGTGTTCGCCAATCACTCCGACGAATTGCTCGGGGAGTTTTGCGATACCGCGTTGTGGATGGACGACGGGCAGGTTCGGCAGCACGGGTCGCTGAAGGAAGTCCTTACCGCGTACAAGCCTGCCGCTTAG